The Pseudomonas sp. KU26590 genomic sequence CCCATCTGCACGAAGAACTCGCCAAGCGCGAGATGGACATTCGCTTCAACACCGAAATCAACAGCATCGAGAAGCTGGCCGACGGCACCTTGCAACTGAGCCTGAACGACGGCAGCACGTTCAACACGGACTGCGTGTTCTACGCCACCGGGCGCCGTCCGATGCTCGACAACCTGGGCATGGACACCGTCAACGTCGAGCTGGATGACAAGGGCTTCATCAAGGTCAACGGTGACTACCAGACCACCGAGCCGTCGATCATCGCCGTCGGCGACATCATCGGTCGCGTACAGTTGACGCCGGTGGCCCTTGCCGAAGGCATGGCCGTCGCGCGGCGCCTGTTCAAGCCCGAGCAATACCGTCCGGTGGATTACCACCACATTCCCACGGCGGTGTTCAGCCTGCCGAACATTGGCACGGTCGGCCTCACCGAGGCCGAAGCCATGAAGGACGGGTATGAGGTGCAGGTGTTCGAAAGCAAGTTCCGGCCGATGAAGCTGTCGCTGACCGACAACCAGGAGCGCACCCTGATGAAGCTGGTGGTCGACGCCAAAACCGATCGCGTGCTGGGTTGCCACATGGTCGGCCCGGACGCCGGCGAGATCATCCAGAGCCTGGCGATCGCACTCAAGGCTGGCGCCACCAAGCAGATTTTCGACGACACCATCGGCGTGCATCCTACGGCGGCGGAAGAATTCGTCACCATGCGCACACCGACTCGCTAAGGCTTGCACAACACGCGGTATTGAACACCGCACAGCACACGTGAACGGTCCGGCCTCCATGGAGGGAGCTGGACGAGCCATTGTTTTTAGGGACGGACCCACTCTTTGACCAGCACGAGTTTTTCGGCAGCCATGCCTTTGAATCCAGCAGGACCTGATGACCAGGCGCTTTCCAGAACCGAAGCGCTTG encodes the following:
- the gorA gene encoding glutathione-disulfide reductase codes for the protein MSYDFDLFVIGAGSAGVRAARFSAGFGARVAVAESRYLGGTCVNVGCVPKKLMVYGAHYSEDFEQAKGYGWSSGEAHFDWPTLIANKNREISRLNGVYRHLLANSGVTLMEGHARLRGPHEVEINGQVHTAEHIMIATGGWPQVPDIPGREHAITSNEVFFLEQMPKRVVVVGGGYIAVEFASIFNGLGADVSLMYRGELFLRGFDESVRTHLHEELAKREMDIRFNTEINSIEKLADGTLQLSLNDGSTFNTDCVFYATGRRPMLDNLGMDTVNVELDDKGFIKVNGDYQTTEPSIIAVGDIIGRVQLTPVALAEGMAVARRLFKPEQYRPVDYHHIPTAVFSLPNIGTVGLTEAEAMKDGYEVQVFESKFRPMKLSLTDNQERTLMKLVVDAKTDRVLGCHMVGPDAGEIIQSLAIALKAGATKQIFDDTIGVHPTAAEEFVTMRTPTR